TGGAATATGAGTTTTGAGCGTCCACGTAAAGTCTACAGTTTAACCAGTGACGGTCAAAGCATGCTAAACTTTACTGAGGAGTCGTTGAATTTGATTTGTAGAAAAATCAGCATCGCCACTCCCGAACCAGAAATCGGCATCATAACCCCCAAGAGCAAAACCCCATACATAGAATCCCATTAAATGGCAAGCTTTTTTGCACTTGCCAACCATTTCACTCAACATCCAAAAGCCAATTAGCGACGTAATAGAATTCTTTTTAAATATTCCTATGCGCCATTGCTATATCCAACAGGGTGCATAGCCATCAAACCTGCAAAAAACAGCCAAAACAGCGACTTTTCAAGCGAAGTTTCCGAGTTTTGCAGGCACATCGCTGGGCAACAAAAAATCGTGGCAACCGCACAGGTAGACTCCTACAACTTTAAACCCTCCAATGACCGTTCTATCTCTGAAATAATGGTCGTCATCCACAATTTTCAACCCCGCATCATGAGCTACCTAAAGCCCATCAAAAACAAAACAGTCTTTTTCTTCGCAGTAGACCAGTGGATTTTTGAACGCGACGTCGACAGGGGCATGTTGGGCGAAGCTCTAGCGAGTAAACTAATCTTCCCCTACATAGCTTTTAACGGCGAGTCGTACCTTCGTCAGATGGAAGTTGAGTTAAAGCAGCGCTTGATTTCAGAGTCTCTCGAGAACTTGGTCATCAACTTCCCAGAACTTGTCTCACGTATCCGAATATTGCCCCAATACTTCCTCTATGAAGTAATTTCTAGTCGTCTTAGAATTTTCCCGCTATTGGCTTATGACTTGTCTGACTTGACAAGCTGCCTGTTTCAAAACGAAGAACACGCACTTGAAAGCTACAAAGAGGCGCTAAATCACCTAAAAACACAGGGCTACCTAACAGAGCAAGACGGATACTACTACATAACCCAAAAGTTCATCGCTAAATCCCAAAACCCCAAACTACGCATAATCAACCTATCCAAAAACGCACCCCGAACACTATTCACCTCCCTCTTTGGCGTGTTACCGCAACTGATGAGCATCGTCACGCAGAATGCAGAAGCCTTTTTGCGGACCCAAAAAATAAATTGGCTCCGTCAACCTAACCAAACCTGTCGATTCATAGACCCACAACGATACCTGTTTTTCCCCACCGCCGAAGGATACGTATCCCTTTCCGAAAAAATCGACATCAAAGGGTTCACTCAGCGTCTACTGTTAAAAGACCAAACCATCAACGTAGAAGTGGAACATGTCGGCGGCATGCTAAACGACGTATACCTCATCAACGCTGGAGATCGAAAGGTGCTGGCTAAGCGGTTCAAGGATTGGTCAGGCTTCAAATGGTTCCCCTTAAGTCTTTGGTCGTTTGGCGCCCGGTCATTTGCGGTTTCTGGGCAAGCCCGCCTTGCCAAGGAATGCGCCATCAGCGAGCTTTTGTCAAATGCAGGTTTCAATGTTCCCAAAATTTTGCTCGTCAGCAACACTGAACGCCTAGTTTTTATGGAGTTCATAGAAGGCGCAAGCCTAAGCCAAGCTATCAAACAGTACGCATCTGATGAAGCAGGAGACGAGGTTTTAGCAACAGTAGCCAAAGTCGGAGAAACTCTTGCGAAAGTGCATGCAAAAGGCGTCTCGTTAGGAGACACTAAACCTGATAACGTTCTCGTAAAAGCAGATGGCACATTGTACCTGATTGATTTTGAGCAGGCTCAGCAGGGAGGCGACAAAGCTTGGGATATCGCGGTTTTCCTCTACTACTGCGGGCACTATCTGCAGCCCTTCGACGGCAACATCAAGGCATCTTCGCTGGCTGTTGCCTTCATCGAAGGATACCTCAAAGCAGGAGGAAACGTTTCTGACATCCACAAAGCCGCTCGTCCGAAATATACGCGGGTTTTCAGCATCTTCACCATGCCGTCTATTATGCTTGCGATTAGTAATGTATGCAAACAAGCTCAAAATCAAACAAGCTAATCGTTTGGGAAAACATATTTACTCATAGAGTCATAGATAATGGGTGTGGATTTTATGAGTGAACTCTACTTCTACAAAGGGTTACACAAAGTCAAAGTCATAACTAAAAGTGAAGGATACTGGATTGTTGAAGCGCTCGAAGACTTTGAGGACTACTCTGACGGATGTAAAGTCACCGTTAAAACTGGGGCCCAGCGAATAGTACCGCCTAAAACTTTGCATACAAAAAAGGTGCTTTCGCCACCGATACCCGAACACGTGTACGAACGGGAATTAGAAAAGAAAGTTAAACGTTTAGTTAAAAACTATGAGAAAACAAAAGAACGTACTGAAAAATAGTTGTTGTTTATTCTTTTTCTTCTTCTTTAATGGTGCATTGAAGTTTCTTTATGATTTCGTCAGCTCTCAACGTCTCGACTTTAAGCGTGTAAAGCTGGCGGGGAGTACGAAGCTTCAATTTTACGCCGTCTTTTAGCCTCTTAACTTGGCATTCCTTTGCTTTGGCGCTCATTGACACAAATTTTTCTACATCAGTGATTTCAGATGGCATTTTCAAAGTCCTCTATTGATTCGTTGTGATGGATAGCATGCCGAGTTTTTATCTGTTTTGGTTTCAACACACCTTATATGCAATCACACCCATCATATTACCAAGGCAAGGTTGCACAGGCATGTGCTAACCTGAAATGGAGAACCAAGCCGAAAATGAAGCGGACGCATATACTTTCAGTGGTTCTGGTTGTCATCATTTTTGCGGCGTCAGGTTCACTGCTGATCTCTTACACCCAAAGCAGCAACCAAACTGCATTATCCGTTTATGCAGGCGTGGCTTTCGGCGGCACAACCGTTGAACAGGCAAAGTTGCTAATTGACCGCACAAAAACATACACTAACCTATTCATCTTAGACTGCGGCATAAACCCCATAAGCGCGAACGAATCAGCAGTGAAAGAAATCTGCGACTACGCCACAAACGCCGGGTTACACATAATCGTTAACCTCGGAACCCGAACCCCCAACAACTGGGAGTGGCAGCTACGTTTTCTAAACGATTCTAAAGTGGTTTACGGCGATAAATACTTGGGTGCATACTATGACGATGAACCAATAGGGATACCTTTCGATTGGAACTGGACCGAGTATTGGCAAAATGACTTTTCAAAAACTAACTCAACCTACACGCGGTCAAGTTTGCTGCCTATTTACAATAAACTTCAAGAAGCCACCCAGACCGGGATACAGCCTCAAAGCTACGCAGAAGAAGCCCAATGGTACAATGCACTCGTATCAAGAAATCGCGGATTATTAAGCCTCAAACAAAACAACATAACCACTTACACTTCTGATTACCTACTATACTGGTACAACTACCAAGCAGGCTACAACACAATGTTCACCCAAGTAGGCTGGAACTTGAGCCTAACACAACAAATCGCCGAAATACGCGGCGCCGCAACCCTCCAAGACAAAGAGTGGGGCGCAATAATCACCTGGAAATACAATGAACCCCCATACCTCGACAGCGGAACCAACATCTACAACCAAATGGTAACCGCCTACAACGGGGGCGCAAAATACATAACCATATTCAACTATCCCTACAACAACACCGAAAACCCATACGGAACCCTAACCGATGAACATTTCAGAGCGCTGGAACGATTCTGGAAACAAATCGCAACCAAAGACCCGCCAACTCAAGCCGAAGCGGAAGCGGTTTTAGTTTTGCCCAAAGATTACGGGTTTGGAATGCGTAGAGTTGACGATAAGATATGGGGGTTTTGGGGACCAGATGATAAATCTGCACTTATCTGGAACAATACACAGACTTTGCTTGCCCGGTACGGATTGGGTTTGGATATAGTTTACGATCACCCACAATATCCACTAACAAAAGGTAACTACAGCAAAGTTTACTTCTGGAACCAAACAATCAACTAAAAATGCTGCTTGTGCTCAGGCTTTTTTGGATCGGATACCCAACTTAAGGTTCACTTCGACAGTGTACTCTTTATCAGCTTTCCCAACCGAGAAATTCCAGTTCTTAACTTCAACTTCCATATCCTTAAACTGCTTCATAATCGCCTCCTTATACTCCTGAGCGGTTTCCCCGATTTGCTGCAACCTTTCATTGATATTAATCGATGATTCTGGCAAAATTCCACCTCCTACCAGGGCAGTTATGCATGAATCATCTGACTAAGAACCGCTATTAACCCTATGTGACTGTACAAACACAACAGCAACCCCCCAATGACCACAGTTAAATTCAGAATGTTTGCTTCTTCCAACTGGAGAATTAGCCAAAAACAACCCCTACTAACCGCATTCTTGTGGCACTATTTGAAAGGGAGGGGAGGAGGCGACAGAGCAACAGCGTCTGCGGTTAAGGTTTCGTATGCGCCAAGCCCGTGTGGCCGAGACCAAAATACGGCAGTACCAAGACTACGCTTTGTAGTTCTTTGGATCTAGTACCGCAAAATTGTTGCCGCCTGCATGGTACAGGTGATGAGTACGTTTTAGGTCATAACCTGTTTCAGTGAAAGCTCCAGCATCAGCGTAAGCCTCAAGAATTTTGCCCACAAAAATCGTGTGATCACCCGTCTGCATTTGACCGTCCACTTCGCACTCCAAATGGGCCACACATTCACGAATAGCCGGTGCCTTAACTCTTCTACCCGGCAACGGAGTTAGAGCGCATTTTTTGAATTTATCAAAACTTCTTCCCGAAAGACTTCCACAAGTGTAAACCGCCTGCAAAATCTCCAACGTGGGAACGTTAACTATGAATTCTCCTGATTCTTCGATTAACGTGTGGCTGTAACGTCCAGGTGCCACGCTGACAGCAAGCAGAGGCGGATTAATGGATGTAGGCATCGCCCAAGCGAGAGTTGTGATGTTAGGTTTTGCACTGTTACCCACACAGGATAACAGAACCGTATGCATGGGGTGAAGGAGGCGGTATGCTTGGTTGATGTTTATCTGGGGTTTAACTGACATTTTAACACCCTGCTATGAAAGTGTATTGATAGTTATTTCTTTTTTGCCAGCCTTCTCTTTTTGCAGTTGGTTTGATGTTGCAGTATGGAATTTTATATTGATTTTTCTAGAATAAGGGTTAAATAAGACAATGAAGCCGCTAAGAGTGAGCGCACAATGCAGACCACAAGTGACTCCCCAAAAAACCCATCAGAACAATCAAGCCAAAGTAGAGTCCAAGCCCAAAAACAACTAGTAGAACAACTAAAAACCCAGTGGAAACTCTTGTGGGAAGAACGCTTCGACGACAAACTCAAAGCAGAAGGCATCTCAACAAACGACTACACCCCGCTGTTCATAGAGCAAGGCACCGTTATCCACGCAACCAAGGACTTCAAACCCTTGAGCTTTAAAGAAATTCTTGAGCAGCACATGGTGGAGAATCCAGAACGCTACATCCCGCCTCCCGTGGAAGAAGGCGGTTGGCACAAGTTCATAAAAACAGAAGTTACGGGTAAAAAGACCAAAAAAGCCAATCCCCGCCCCAAAATTGAGAAACCTAAAGGTCAGAACAAAAAGAAAGGCGGACGCGGCTGGCTACACTCAGTTTAGCAGCTAATGCTTTTTTAAACAACGGCATCTCTCTTCTGTCGAACCGCTTTTTTCTAGAACCTCACATTTAGTTAGACAGAATTAGATCGAACTTTTTCTAGATATATTCCGTCTTAAGAAATATCGTTTATAACCATTTTTTGATGATTTGTTGCTAGAGAACCAAATAGGAATCGGTAGCATGTCTGATTACACGCTGCCTCTTTCCTGTTTGCTCTCTGCTATCAGGAGACAATTGAATGTTCGCAAAAAACAGCGGTTGGAGACCAAACAGGCAAGCATCTGCATCTATAATCTTGCTTGAGAATAAAGAGTGTTTTGGCAAAACCCTTAAAAGAACATTCAATGAGAATGCTTGCAATAGGAGGGCTAGTTTAGTTAACGTTTAGTTAGGTGTACGCTTCTTATCCGCTTCCGTCAGGGAGGGATTTGGTAGTGATAGCTCCGATAGCACGTAGAAAACAAAATTGAAAGGTGAAACCATTGGGAAAAAACCGAAATCGACTAAGCATAATCGCCGCAGTCTTGGAAGCCTCACGTGCGGGCTCAAGCAAAACACACATAATGTTCAAGGCAAACCTAAGCTTCAAACTCTTAGAAAAATACCTAACTCTAGTAACCGAAGCAGGATTTGTTAATCGTACCGACGCAAATTACAAATTAACCACCAGCGGCGAAGAATTCCTCGGCCGCTACAAAACACTCCAAAATGAATTCACAAAACTAAAACAATCCCTTGAAGCCCTAGTCAATGAACAAAGCATCCTCGAAAGTCAATGTCTAAAAAGTACACTCTGCTCAACCCAGTCAGTGTCGGAGGGTGCCTGCTTATGATAGAATACTCGCAATTAAAAATAAATTATAAAGACTTAAAAGATGCCCCATCATCTGGATTATCGACTTCACAGCGGTTGTCAATTCGGAGAGGAAACAATTTTAGACCAACTATACAAGTCATAATAGCCGCATTAAATGAAGAAGACGGTATAGCCTTAACTATAAACGAATTAATGGAAACTCTCAATAACCCAAACATTTTAGTCGTCGACGGTAACAGTACCGACCGAACAGTTGAAGTCGCCAAAGACTTAGGCGCACAAGTCGTATTCCAAGATGGTCAAGGAAAAGGAGACGCATTAGCCAAAGGAATAAAGAACTTACAATCCGTTGATTATGTAGTAATCACAGATGCAGATTACACCTACCCCGCAGAATACATACATGAAATGATACAAATCCTAGACGAAAACCCTAAAGTCGGCATGGTCTGCGGCAACAGATTCACTGACAAAACTGACCCCAAAGCGATGCACAACATCTTCTACATCGGAAACCGCCTCATCGCATTCATGCATAACGCATTGAACGGTGTCGAATTAATCGATCCACTAACAGGTCTACGTGTAGTTCGAGCTGATATCCTAAAAGATTGGAAAGTACAATCCAAGGGATTCGACATCGAAGTTGAATTAAACCACTACATCGAACGCAAAGGCTACGGAATAGTAGAAATCCCCATATTATACCGCCAAAGAGTCGGAGAGAAAAAACTCAAAGTAAGACACGGCGTTGCCATCCTAAAACGCATCGTGCAAGAGACAACTTTCTAGGAGACAAACACTTTTGGTTTATGCCTGCAAAACAATTCTCGCAGTAGGATCACACCCAGACGACATCGAACTAGGCTGCGGCGGAACACTCTATCAAGCTGCAAAACAAGGTACAAAAATCATAGCCGTCTTCATGACAAAAGGCGAATTAAGCGCATCACCACAGATAAGAATGCAAGAAAGCAAAAACGCTCTATCAATCCTCGGCGTCTCGGAAGTACACTTCGGCGATTTCACCGATTCTGAAGTACCTCACTCAAGAAAAGCCGTTGATTTCCTCGAATCGTTTGCTATTAAACATAAACCTGGAATAGTACTCACACACTCCGTAAACGATGTCCATCAAGACCACAGACAAACAGGTTGGCTATCCATATCCGCATTCCGAAACATCCCGCGAATTTTGGCATACGAAACACCCCGAGTCACATCCACTTATGCCCCAAACTATTTCGTTGACATCTCAAAATCTACAGCGGCAAAATGGAAAGCGCTTCAATGCCACATCTCCCAGAAAACTAAACATTACATAGCATACGAATCAATGGTCAATTTAGCCTCATATAGAGGAAGCCAAGTAGGGCTTCATGCAGCCGAAGCGTACGAAGTAGTAAAATACGTAGAAACCATCGCTGGAACGGAGTTAGTGTAACCAAAGCATGATCTTGGCTGGTCATCAACCCAACTATCTGCCTTGGTTAGGCTTTTTTGACAAAATACAACAAAGCGACGTTTTCGTCATCGCAGACAACGTTCAATTCGAAAATCAAGGCTTCACCAACAGAAACAGAATTAAAATAGCGAATGCGGCTAAGTGGCTAACAGTACCCATAGAGCACACACGCGAACCACAATTAATTAACCAAGTAAAAATCTCCAAAGTGAATGACTGGACCAGAAAACACTGGCTTAGCATAAAACAGAATTACTCCAAAGCACCTTACTGGGATAAATACAGTGCGCTCCTTGAGCAAACTTACCTCAAGGATTGGCCTCTATTGATTGACCTTAACATGCACATAATAAGAGGTGTCATGGATTCTCTTGAAATAAGTACTCCTCTGATAATGGCTTCTTCATTAAGGGCTAAGGGCAAAAACAGCGACTTACTCTTGGCTTACTGCAAAGAACTAGGCGCCGATACCTATCTAGCTGGAAGGGGATCAAAAACTTATCTTGATGTTAAAAAATTCCATCAGAAAGGTGTAAAAGTAGTATTTCAAGACTTTGAATACCCCGTTTATCAGCAATGCAATGGTGGCGATTTTATCCCAAATCTCTCTATTGTAGACTACCTTTTCTGTACAGGAGGCGCACCATGGCAAACCAAAGAAGGTTCTTGTCTTCAAAATCAGACGCAAAATTTGCTCGCAATTAAAAGCTGATATAATTCCTTAGCGAAAATAAAGTTCTGGGAAAATTGTTGTCCATAAAACGAGTGACGACTGTATATGGACTCCGTTAATGTTTTAATCACTTGCTCAGGTGGTGTAATAAGTCCAAGCCACATCCATAGTTTACGCTTTAATCCAGACAACAGAGCACTAAAAATAATAGGCACAGACATAAACGCTCCCTGCATTGGGCAGTGCATAGCAGATAAATTCTATCAGGTACCGCCAGGCGATTCTCCTATTTATGTAGAAAAAATGATGGAGATATGCTCAAAAGAGTCAGTTGATGTACTTTTTCCCGCTTCACATGAAGAAGCATTAGTGCTGTCTAAAAACAGTGATTCCTTTAAGAAAAATGGTACCATAGTTGCCATATCCAAATATGATGTTCTGGAAAAAGCATTCAATAAAGGTCGAGCTTACCAAACTTTAAAGCAGCATAATTTACCCTGTCCCGAATTTCGGATCGTGAAAAGCTTAAAGGAATTTGAAGATGCTTCACATAGACTTGGAATCGGCGAAAAAAAAATCGTGATGAAACCAGTCTTATCACGGGGTGGCAGAGGCGCAAGAATATTAACTACAGAAAATCTTACACATCACCTCTTGAATGATAAACCCGGTTATCTCGATACTAGCTATGATGAGGCCCTAAAAGCGCTCAGTGTTATTGATGAAAAAATTTTTCCCGAACTTGTTTTAATGGAGTATCTTCCGGGGACAATTTATAGCGTGGATTTTTTGGCTATAAACGGTGAAGCTTTGATGATTGTTCCTAAAGTACGTGTCTATGGTAACGCAAGCCAAACAATCGTGGGCAAAGTGAAAAGAGACCCGTTAATTGAGGCTACAATTAGAAATATAAGCCATGCTTTCGGCTTTGATTACACAATAAACATTGAATTAGGCTGTAACTCTGCTGGTGAGCCTTTGCCTTTCGATTTTAACCCGCGCGTTGCGGCGTCAGTTGCATTTTGCAGTGCCGCCGGAGCTAATATTTTGTACTATGCACTAAAAATGGCGTTAAATGAAGAATTGCCAAAAGTAACTGTCAAAGACAACATTCTGATGCTTCGTTACTTCAAGGAGCAATACCTGAACTTGGGATAGCACATGTCGCTTATCGATACTGTGATATTTGATCTAGACGGAGTGCTATACGACGAACGACAGTATTTTTATGCTGCTTTTGCTGAAATTGCTGATTTTCTTTCCAAAAAATCGAAATTTTCACAGCATCAAATCCGCGATAAACTCTGGGCTGATTTTCAAAAGAAATCAAGCATTTACCCTCATCTTTTCAATGACTTATTAACTGACTACGACATTGATAAGAATTTGCTCACGAATATCTTAACTTTGTTTTCCACGGTGAAACCCAATCTAAAACTATATCATAGTGCAGAATTGCTGCTTAAAACATTGAGAAACGAAAATTTCAAGTTGGGTTTACTTACCAATGGAAACGTTGAAACCCAGCGTAATAAAGTAAGATTGCTGAAAATTGAAGATTACTTTAATGCAATTGTTTACGCACGTCAGTTAGGCGCTGCTTTTGAAAAGCCTAACACACAAGCTTTCGAAGCAGTGCTTTCCGCTTTATCTTCAAAACCTGAGAAAGCCATCTATCTCGGAGACAATCCATATACTGATTTTGTAGGTGCTAAACAACTCGGAATTAAAACAATTAGGCTATTGTCTGGAGAATTTAGAGGTGTTCATCTAGGTCTCGCTTATGAGGCAGACTTTGTTGCTGATAATCTCGATCATGCAAGCCGAATTATTCTAAAAATTCAAAAATCTGGGAAAGAAAGAGAACGTATCGTATAGGCGCTACATACCCAACTTTTTGTAAAGAAAGCAATAGAGGCTATACTATCTGAAATAAAGGCTACATTGAATAGTCACGTGCACACAAACGGATACATAGAAACAATAGGGGCTTTTAATTCAAACTAGAAAATCTTGATTGATACAAATTGCCGGAAGACACGATATATATGAGCAAAAAGCAAAACAAAAATTCTGAACTAGAAAAAAATCGAATACTTGTAACCGGCGGCGCTGGTTTTATAGGCTCGCATCTTGTGGATGAACTTCTTGCGCGAGGGCACTCTGTCACTGTGCTTGATAATCTATCGAGCGGTGTATTAGAAAATCTTAGAAGCCATAGTTCGTTAAAATTTATTAAAGGTGATATCTCCGACATAGACCTAGTTGACAGTATAGTCAAGCATTCTGATGTAGTTTTTCATTTAGCAGAGTATATCCCTATCACTAAAAATTTTGGTAGCGGCCATGTGGTCAAATTTTCAATCGATGCCCCTTTGCAGGATTTTGATACAAGCGCAAGAGGAACTCTAATTGTTCTCAATTCAGCTAAAAAATATAGTAAAAAATTCATCTTTACTTCAACTGCTGCAGTTTATGGCGAATCCGATCATCTTCTTAAAGAAAGCGATCAACCCTTGCCAATATCACCCTATGGCGCTTCAAAACTATGCGCCGAGGAATACGTTAGACTTTATTATCGAATTTATAAAATGCCTG
The DNA window shown above is from Candidatus Bathyarchaeota archaeon and carries:
- a CDS encoding phosphotransferase, which produces MLYPTGCIAIKPAKNSQNSDFSSEVSEFCRHIAGQQKIVATAQVDSYNFKPSNDRSISEIMVVIHNFQPRIMSYLKPIKNKTVFFFAVDQWIFERDVDRGMLGEALASKLIFPYIAFNGESYLRQMEVELKQRLISESLENLVINFPELVSRIRILPQYFLYEVISSRLRIFPLLAYDLSDLTSCLFQNEEHALESYKEALNHLKTQGYLTEQDGYYYITQKFIAKSQNPKLRIINLSKNAPRTLFTSLFGVLPQLMSIVTQNAEAFLRTQKINWLRQPNQTCRFIDPQRYLFFPTAEGYVSLSEKIDIKGFTQRLLLKDQTINVEVEHVGGMLNDVYLINAGDRKVLAKRFKDWSGFKWFPLSLWSFGARSFAVSGQARLAKECAISELLSNAGFNVPKILLVSNTERLVFMEFIEGASLSQAIKQYASDEAGDEVLATVAKVGETLAKVHAKGVSLGDTKPDNVLVKADGTLYLIDFEQAQQGGDKAWDIAVFLYYCGHYLQPFDGNIKASSLAVAFIEGYLKAGGNVSDIHKAARPKYTRVFSIFTMPSIMLAISNVCKQAQNQTS
- a CDS encoding flavin reductase family protein is translated as MSVKPQININQAYRLLHPMHTVLLSCVGNSAKPNITTLAWAMPTSINPPLLAVSVAPGRYSHTLIEESGEFIVNVPTLEILQAVYTCGSLSGRSFDKFKKCALTPLPGRRVKAPAIRECVAHLECEVDGQMQTGDHTIFVGKILEAYADAGAFTETGYDLKRTHHLYHAGGNNFAVLDPKNYKA
- a CDS encoding winged helix-turn-helix domain-containing protein, with the translated sequence MGKNRNRLSIIAAVLEASRAGSSKTHIMFKANLSFKLLEKYLTLVTEAGFVNRTDANYKLTTSGEEFLGRYKTLQNEFTKLKQSLEALVNEQSILESQCLKSTLCSTQSVSEGACL
- a CDS encoding glycosyltransferase family 2 protein, giving the protein MIEYSQLKINYKDLKDAPSSGLSTSQRLSIRRGNNFRPTIQVIIAALNEEDGIALTINELMETLNNPNILVVDGNSTDRTVEVAKDLGAQVVFQDGQGKGDALAKGIKNLQSVDYVVITDADYTYPAEYIHEMIQILDENPKVGMVCGNRFTDKTDPKAMHNIFYIGNRLIAFMHNALNGVELIDPLTGLRVVRADILKDWKVQSKGFDIEVELNHYIERKGYGIVEIPILYRQRVGEKKLKVRHGVAILKRIVQETTF
- a CDS encoding PIG-L family deacetylase; amino-acid sequence: MVYACKTILAVGSHPDDIELGCGGTLYQAAKQGTKIIAVFMTKGELSASPQIRMQESKNALSILGVSEVHFGDFTDSEVPHSRKAVDFLESFAIKHKPGIVLTHSVNDVHQDHRQTGWLSISAFRNIPRILAYETPRVTSTYAPNYFVDISKSTAAKWKALQCHISQKTKHYIAYESMVNLASYRGSQVGLHAAEAYEVVKYVETIAGTELV
- a CDS encoding WbqC family protein, coding for MILAGHQPNYLPWLGFFDKIQQSDVFVIADNVQFENQGFTNRNRIKIANAAKWLTVPIEHTREPQLINQVKISKVNDWTRKHWLSIKQNYSKAPYWDKYSALLEQTYLKDWPLLIDLNMHIIRGVMDSLEISTPLIMASSLRAKGKNSDLLLAYCKELGADTYLAGRGSKTYLDVKKFHQKGVKVVFQDFEYPVYQQCNGGDFIPNLSIVDYLFCTGGAPWQTKEGSCLQNQTQNLLAIKS
- a CDS encoding ATP-grasp domain-containing protein, encoding MDSVNVLITCSGGVISPSHIHSLRFNPDNRALKIIGTDINAPCIGQCIADKFYQVPPGDSPIYVEKMMEICSKESVDVLFPASHEEALVLSKNSDSFKKNGTIVAISKYDVLEKAFNKGRAYQTLKQHNLPCPEFRIVKSLKEFEDASHRLGIGEKKIVMKPVLSRGGRGARILTTENLTHHLLNDKPGYLDTSYDEALKALSVIDEKIFPELVLMEYLPGTIYSVDFLAINGEALMIVPKVRVYGNASQTIVGKVKRDPLIEATIRNISHAFGFDYTINIELGCNSAGEPLPFDFNPRVAASVAFCSAAGANILYYALKMALNEELPKVTVKDNILMLRYFKEQYLNLG
- a CDS encoding HAD-IA family hydrolase; translation: MSLIDTVIFDLDGVLYDERQYFYAAFAEIADFLSKKSKFSQHQIRDKLWADFQKKSSIYPHLFNDLLTDYDIDKNLLTNILTLFSTVKPNLKLYHSAELLLKTLRNENFKLGLLTNGNVETQRNKVRLLKIEDYFNAIVYARQLGAAFEKPNTQAFEAVLSALSSKPEKAIYLGDNPYTDFVGAKQLGIKTIRLLSGEFRGVHLGLAYEADFVADNLDHASRIILKIQKSGKERERIV
- a CDS encoding GDP-mannose 4,6-dehydratase — translated: MSKKQNKNSELEKNRILVTGGAGFIGSHLVDELLARGHSVTVLDNLSSGVLENLRSHSSLKFIKGDISDIDLVDSIVKHSDVVFHLAEYIPITKNFGSGHVVKFSIDAPLQDFDTSARGTLIVLNSAKKYSKKFIFTSTAAVYGESDHLLKESDQPLPISPYGASKLCAEEYVRLYYRIYKMPVSIVRFFNVYGPRQLKYIMYDLLLKVKENPNRIEMLGTGEEMRDFVYVADAIKALLLVSQDEFSVGEVYNVASGRQTTIREVAAALLKIYGVDTHIDFIGSSWKGDVKHLVADTSKISTIGYKPSYCLEAGLENFVNWFKSSS